In the Hordeum vulgare subsp. vulgare chromosome 7H, MorexV3_pseudomolecules_assembly, whole genome shotgun sequence genome, one interval contains:
- the LOC123407776 gene encoding translation initiation factor eIF-2B subunit gamma, with product MDFQVVVLAGGTSEKLSPLVSKDVPKALLPVANRPAISYVLDLLESSDLKDIIVVVEGQEAARLVGAWISSAYLDRLVVEVVAVTEDIGTAGALRAISKRLVANDVLVISGDLVTDVLPGAVAATHRRNGAAVTALLCSVPVSGPSDAASSGGKDKAKKPCRLNIVGLDITRQFLLHVVSGTDVEKDVRVYKRKIRAVGQMEIRSDLMDAHLYAFNRTTLQDVLEQKETYRSIRLEVLPYLVKSQLRSAPSGGEGTIVDETGNAVVPLSSNLQCLSQHRAIAPSAFKQDLLPSSGSGTHRCCVYIASKNKYCHRLNSIQAYCDINRDVIGEASHLSGYSFSSHNNIIHPSCVLGSKTTVGPQCMLAEGSQLGDKCGVKRSVIGRHCRIGSNVKIVNSVVMNHVVIEDGCHIQGSVVCNNVQLQERAVLKDCQVGAGYTVTTGSDHKSESLARK from the exons atggacttcCAGGTCGTCGTCCTCGCCGGAGGCACTTCCGAGAAGCTCTCGCCCCTCGTCTCCAAG GACGTTCCCAAGGCTCTCCTCCCCGTCGCCAACCGCCCCGCGATCTCCTACGTGCTCGATCTCCTGGAGTCCAGCGACCTCAAGGACATCATCGTG GTGGTGGAGGGGCAAGAGGCGGCCCGCCTCGTCGGAGCGTGGATCTCTAGTGCCTACCTTGACCGCCTCGTCGTGGAG GTAGTTGCAGTTACCGAGGACATTGGAACTGCTGGTGCATTACGAGCTATTTCGAAGAGACTGGTCGCAAATGATGTTTTG GTGATTAGCGGCGACCTAGTAACTGATGTACTTCCTGGGGCTGTTGCTGCTACCCATAGAAGAAATGGTGCAGCTGTTACTGCTTTACTATGTTCTGTTCCTGTTAGTGGTCCTTCAGATGCTGCTTCTTCGGGAGGGAAAGATAAGGCTAAAAAACCATGTCGACTGAACATAGTTGGGCTAGACATAACAAGACAATTCTTGTTGCATGTTGTATCAG GAACTGATGTTGAAAAGGATGTTCGAGTTTATAAGAGAAAAATTCGAGCTGTAGGTCAG ATGGAAATTCGAAGTGACCTGATGGATGCTCATCTTTATGCCTTTAATAG GACAACATTGCAGGATGTACTGGAACAGAAAGAAACATACCGTAGCATCAGACTTGAAGTACTCCCATATTTAGTGAAGAGCCAATTG AGGTCAGCTCCATCAGGCGGTGAAGGAACAATAGTTGATGAAACTGGGAATGCTGTAGTTCCACTCAGCAGTAATTTACAGTGCTTGTCACAACATCGTGCAATTGCACCATCTGCTTTCAAGCAAGATTTATTACCAAGTTCAGGCAGTGGAACACATAGGTGTTGTGTTTATATTGCTAGTAAAAACAAGTACTGTCACCGTTTGAACTCCATTCAGGCGTACTGTGATATTAATCGAGAC GTTATAGGGGAAGCTAGTCACCTATCTGGTTATTCCTTCTCTTCACATAATAACATCATCCACCCATCGTGTGTTCTTGGGTCGAAGACTACA GTCGGGCCACAGTGCATGCTTGCCGAGGGTTCACAGTTAGGTGACAAATGTGGTGTCAAGCGATCTGTGATTGGCCGTCATTGTCGTATCGGTTCGAATGTGAAG ATTGTCAACTCTGTTGTCATGAACCATGTGGTTATTGAAGATGGCTGTCACATCCAAGGTTCTGTTGTATGTAATAATGTGCAACTTCAAGAGCGTGCCGTTCTGAAAGATTGCCAG GTTGGAGCTGGTTATACTGTGACTACTGGTAGTGATCACAAATCAGAATCCCTCGCGAGGAAGTAG